The Anaerotignum faecicola nucleotide sequence CCGGCTCATGGGGTAGCGGTCAGACTCCTGTTTTTCTTCCTCTCTGGGGCCCAGCAGGATGTTGTAAAAATAGTGCAGGCCTCCGGGAAACTTCCACTCCTCCAGTACATGAAACGGCATGATGACTGCCACAAATACCGCGCCCTGTGCGCCCAGAAGTAATTTATCCCGGA carries:
- a CDS encoding HXXEE domain-containing protein; translation: MIKKLDKWCDIDWIIFLCVTGAVTSVVAAIFRDKLLLGAQGAVFVAVIMPFHVLEEWKFPGGLHYFYNILLGPREEEKQESDRYPMSR